From a region of the Phaseolus vulgaris cultivar G19833 chromosome 6, P. vulgaris v2.0, whole genome shotgun sequence genome:
- the LOC137831569 gene encoding uncharacterized protein isoform X1 translates to MVQDIKVSPISSSDFPFNKLRRSSAIVGNGNLFYDIDNRNGSSDREEFFYKTENSDGDLWNAGSVFLDETFDNEMGYDTSCKQTFQMGSKSPELLKSGTYKMENYAFEDLLPKKWSSAKAMKEMDMREPRSSFSKDELEKDFDFYVPSRSRLDGNFNAQNFIPEDVRDNSSLLSEESSSCTAVRGESTAHSPAIMLTGENRRKHRNALASPRKHRNAFASPRKHRNAFSSSRNKYSTKDEKCRSMPNSSKRVPSHYSNCIPQEELGARNSWHLEERNPSLDKSSIAASFCLDLEADFAVFGSKKRNEDPFSVFSTLESNMASPSFGGFKKTAPPTDSPPCSFTSQKFAFDSSAAFPNVGSWPTSPSLSPDFHFRGKSAEGFHCATSSTDMSGGQGSVSKSERQVKLQKERHNFFDEENIFMGDDELSSEKKLTEDAPSSKNHEQECEGTEDTNPKASATECLVTADSSGHVEEISSLLKKPDKQESQVDKRKSNCDAETPLKCETSNEEKRLCLGEERKTSEKHNIDKISLSGQVMFESFVFQLLRVQKVLKEAST, encoded by the exons ATGGTGCAAGATATCAAGGTCTCGCCTATCAGTTCTTCGGACTTTCCATTTAACAAATTAAGGCGAAGTTCAGCTATTGTTGGAAACGGCAATCTTTTTTATGACATTGATAACAGAAATGGCTCTTCCGATAGGGAAGAATTCTTCTACAAGACTGAAAACAGTGATGGAGACTTGTGGAATG CAGGTTCAGTTTTCCTTGATGAGACTTTTGACAACGAGATGGGATATGATACCTCGTGTAAGCAGACTTTTCAAATGGGTTCTAAATCTCCTGAATTATTGAAAAGTGGAACCTACAAAATGGAAAATTATGCTTTTGAAGACCTACTGCCAAAGAAATG GTCTTCAGCTAAAGCGATGAAAGAGATGGATATGCGCG AACCACGGTCTTCATTTTCTAAAGACGAATTAGAGAAAGATTTTGACTTTTATGTTCCTAGCAGGTCAAG ATTAGATGGGAACTTCAATGCTCAAAATTTCATTCCAGAAGATGTAAGGGATAATTCGAGCTTGCTGAG CGAAGAGTCGAGCTCATGCACTGCCG TGAGGGGTGAGTCCACTGCACATTCACCAGCAATAATGTTGACAGGAGAGAACAGAAGAAAGCATAGAAATGCTTTAGCAAGCCCTAGAAAACATAGAAATGCTTTTGCAAGCCCTAGAAAACATAGAAATGCTTTTTCTAGCTCTAGAAATAAGTACAGTACCAAGGACGAAAAGTGCAGAAGCATGCCAAACTCATCAAAGCGAGTACCATCTCATTATTCAAACTGTATTCCACAGGAAGAGTTGGGGGCACGTAACAGTTGGCACTTGGAAGAAAGAAATCCTTCACTTGATAAGAGTTCTATTGCCGCCTCATTCTGTCTAGATTTAGAGGCAGATTTTGCAGTCTTCGGATCCAAGAAAAGAAATGAAGATCCTTTTAGCGTCTTTTCTACCCTCGAAAGTAACATGGCCAGTCCTTCCTTTGGTGGATTTAAAAAAACTGCACCTCCTACAGATTCACCTCCTTGCAGTTTTACCTCTCAAAAGTTTGCATTTGATTCTTCTGCCGCATTCCCTAATGTTGGTTCCTGGCCAACGAGCCCCAGTTTATCTCCAGATTTTCATTTCAGAGGAAAGTCTGCTGAAGGTTTTCATTGTGCGACTTCATCTACTGATATGTCAGGAGGACAGGGAAGTGTTAGCAAAAGCGAGAGACAAGTGAAACTGCAAAAAGAAAGACACAATTtttttgatgaagaaaatattttcatgGGAGATGATGAATTGTCCTCTGAAAAGAAACTAACAGAAGATGCCCCATCTTCCAAGAATCATGAGCAAGAATGTGAAGGCACAGAGGACACAAATCCAAAAGCATCAGCAACAGAGTGTCTTGTAACAGCTGACTCTTCGGGTCATGTGGAGGAGATATCATCATTACTGAAGAAACCTGACAAACAAGAAAGCCAAGTAGATAAAAGAAA GAGCAATTGTGATGCTGAAACTCCTCTTAAATGTGAAACTTCAAACGAAG AGAAGAGACTTTGCTTGGGCGAAGAAAGAAAGACGAGTGAAAAACATAACATTGATAAAATTAGCTTGTCAGGTCAGGTGATGTTTGAAAGCTTCGTCTTTCAGCTTCTGCGTGTTCAGAAGGTATTGAAGGAGGCAAGTACATGA
- the LOC137831569 gene encoding uncharacterized protein isoform X2: protein MVQDIKVSPISSSDFPFNKLRRSSAIVGNGNLFYDIDNRNGSSDREEFFYKTENSDGDLWNGSVFLDETFDNEMGYDTSCKQTFQMGSKSPELLKSGTYKMENYAFEDLLPKKWSSAKAMKEMDMREPRSSFSKDELEKDFDFYVPSRSRLDGNFNAQNFIPEDVRDNSSLLSEESSSCTAVRGESTAHSPAIMLTGENRRKHRNALASPRKHRNAFASPRKHRNAFSSSRNKYSTKDEKCRSMPNSSKRVPSHYSNCIPQEELGARNSWHLEERNPSLDKSSIAASFCLDLEADFAVFGSKKRNEDPFSVFSTLESNMASPSFGGFKKTAPPTDSPPCSFTSQKFAFDSSAAFPNVGSWPTSPSLSPDFHFRGKSAEGFHCATSSTDMSGGQGSVSKSERQVKLQKERHNFFDEENIFMGDDELSSEKKLTEDAPSSKNHEQECEGTEDTNPKASATECLVTADSSGHVEEISSLLKKPDKQESQVDKRKSNCDAETPLKCETSNEEKRLCLGEERKTSEKHNIDKISLSGQVMFESFVFQLLRVQKVLKEAST, encoded by the exons ATGGTGCAAGATATCAAGGTCTCGCCTATCAGTTCTTCGGACTTTCCATTTAACAAATTAAGGCGAAGTTCAGCTATTGTTGGAAACGGCAATCTTTTTTATGACATTGATAACAGAAATGGCTCTTCCGATAGGGAAGAATTCTTCTACAAGACTGAAAACAGTGATGGAGACTTGTGGAATG GTTCAGTTTTCCTTGATGAGACTTTTGACAACGAGATGGGATATGATACCTCGTGTAAGCAGACTTTTCAAATGGGTTCTAAATCTCCTGAATTATTGAAAAGTGGAACCTACAAAATGGAAAATTATGCTTTTGAAGACCTACTGCCAAAGAAATG GTCTTCAGCTAAAGCGATGAAAGAGATGGATATGCGCG AACCACGGTCTTCATTTTCTAAAGACGAATTAGAGAAAGATTTTGACTTTTATGTTCCTAGCAGGTCAAG ATTAGATGGGAACTTCAATGCTCAAAATTTCATTCCAGAAGATGTAAGGGATAATTCGAGCTTGCTGAG CGAAGAGTCGAGCTCATGCACTGCCG TGAGGGGTGAGTCCACTGCACATTCACCAGCAATAATGTTGACAGGAGAGAACAGAAGAAAGCATAGAAATGCTTTAGCAAGCCCTAGAAAACATAGAAATGCTTTTGCAAGCCCTAGAAAACATAGAAATGCTTTTTCTAGCTCTAGAAATAAGTACAGTACCAAGGACGAAAAGTGCAGAAGCATGCCAAACTCATCAAAGCGAGTACCATCTCATTATTCAAACTGTATTCCACAGGAAGAGTTGGGGGCACGTAACAGTTGGCACTTGGAAGAAAGAAATCCTTCACTTGATAAGAGTTCTATTGCCGCCTCATTCTGTCTAGATTTAGAGGCAGATTTTGCAGTCTTCGGATCCAAGAAAAGAAATGAAGATCCTTTTAGCGTCTTTTCTACCCTCGAAAGTAACATGGCCAGTCCTTCCTTTGGTGGATTTAAAAAAACTGCACCTCCTACAGATTCACCTCCTTGCAGTTTTACCTCTCAAAAGTTTGCATTTGATTCTTCTGCCGCATTCCCTAATGTTGGTTCCTGGCCAACGAGCCCCAGTTTATCTCCAGATTTTCATTTCAGAGGAAAGTCTGCTGAAGGTTTTCATTGTGCGACTTCATCTACTGATATGTCAGGAGGACAGGGAAGTGTTAGCAAAAGCGAGAGACAAGTGAAACTGCAAAAAGAAAGACACAATTtttttgatgaagaaaatattttcatgGGAGATGATGAATTGTCCTCTGAAAAGAAACTAACAGAAGATGCCCCATCTTCCAAGAATCATGAGCAAGAATGTGAAGGCACAGAGGACACAAATCCAAAAGCATCAGCAACAGAGTGTCTTGTAACAGCTGACTCTTCGGGTCATGTGGAGGAGATATCATCATTACTGAAGAAACCTGACAAACAAGAAAGCCAAGTAGATAAAAGAAA GAGCAATTGTGATGCTGAAACTCCTCTTAAATGTGAAACTTCAAACGAAG AGAAGAGACTTTGCTTGGGCGAAGAAAGAAAGACGAGTGAAAAACATAACATTGATAAAATTAGCTTGTCAGGTCAGGTGATGTTTGAAAGCTTCGTCTTTCAGCTTCTGCGTGTTCAGAAGGTATTGAAGGAGGCAAGTACATGA
- the LOC137831570 gene encoding oxalate--CoA ligase-like: protein MKDTIETPMTLTSLIRHVAAKFPYRRAISVAGKFDLSHSRLHSLTESAAARLVAAGIKPGDAVALVFPNTVEFVVMFLAVIRARATAAPLNPAYTAEEFEFYLSDSDSKLLVTSLEGNTPAQAAASKLNIPHSAASVIQGENEEVELSLSLSHSFDSVESLVNNADDVALFLHTSGTTSRPKGVPLTQHNLFSSVRNIDSVYRLTESDSTVIVLPLFHVHGLIAALLSSLGAGASVALPAAGRFSASAFWKDMVKYNATWYTAVPTIHQIILDRHSNNPEPVYPRLRFIRSCSASLAPAIMGKLEEAFSAPVLEAYAMTEASHLMASNPLPQDGPHKAGSVGKPVGQEMGILDESGRVMEVGVSGEVCIRGPNVTKGYKNNVEANTASFQFGWFHTGDIGYFDSDGYLHLVGRIKELINRGGEKISPIEVDAILLSHQDIAQAVAFGVPDPKYGEEIYCAVIPREGSHIDEAELLGYSKKNLASFKVPKKVFFTDSLPKTATGKILRRLVAEHFVSQI, encoded by the exons atgaaagaCACAATTGAAACTCCAATGACACTCACCAGCTTGATCCGACATGTTGCTGCCAAATTCCCCTACCGTCGAGCCATCTCCGTCGCCGGAAAATTCGACCTCTCCCACTCCCGCCTCCACAGCCTGACAGAATCCGCCGCTGCTCGCTTGGTCGCCGCCGGAATCAAACCCGGCGACGCCGTCGCCCTCGTCTTCCCCAACACCGTCGAG TTTGTTGTCATGTTTCTCGCCGTCATTCGAGCGCGAGCCACAGCGGCGCCGTTAAACCCAGCTTACACGGCCGAAGAGTTCGAGTTTTACTTATCCGACTCAGATTCAAAGCTTCTAGTAACATCATTGGAAGGAAACACGCCGGCTCAAGCTGCGGCTTCTAAACTCAACATCCCTCACTCCGCTGCTTCGGTGATCCAAGGCGAAAACGAAGAAGTCGAGCTGAGTCTCTCGTTGAGCCACTCTTTTGACTCGGTTGAGTCACTCGTTAACAATGCTGATGACGTGGCGCTTTTCCTTCACACCTCAGGAACCACGAGTCGTCCCAAGGGGGTGCCGCTGACTCAGCATAACTTGTTCTCTTCTGTGCGGAACATCGACTCGGTGTACCGACTCACTGAGTCTGACTCGACGGTGATTGTGCTTCCGCTGTTCCACGTGCACGGGTTGATTGCCGCGCTGCTGAGTTCTTTAGGCGCTGGAGCATCGGTGGCGTTGCCGGCGGCGGGGAGGTTCTCCGCCTCGGCATTCTGGAAGGACATGGTTAAGTACAACGCGACGTGGTACACCGCGGTTCCTACCATACACCAGATCATACTGGATCGCCACTCTAACAACCCCGAACCGGTTTACCCGAGGCTCCGGTTCATCCGAAGCTGCAGCGCGTCTCTTGCACCGGCCATTATGGGTAAATTGGAGGAGGCTTTCAGTGCGCCAGTGTTGGAGGCTTATGCAATGACCGAAGCTTCACATCTCATGGCTTCGAACCCTTTGCCGCAAGATGGGCCCCACAAGGCGGGGTCGGTTGGGAAGCCCGTTGGCCAAGAAATGGGTATATTGGATGAATCGGGCCGGGTCATGGAGGTTGGTGTTAGTGGAGAGGTTTGTATTCGGGGACCCAATGTAACGAAAGGATATAAAAACAACGTGGAAGCTAACACGGCGTCGTTTCAGTTCGGTTGGTTTCACACCGGTGATATTGGATACTTTGATTCTGATGGGTATTTGCACCTCGTGGGTCGGATCAAGGAACTCATCAACCGCGGAG gtGAAAAGATATCACCAATAGAAGTTGATGCTATCCTTCTTTCACACCAGGACATTGCTCAAGCAGTTGCTTTCGGAGTGCCTGATCCCAAGTATGGGGAGGAG ATATATTGTGCTGTCATCCCAAGAGAAGGATCACACATTGATGAGGCAGAGTTGCTAGGATACAGCAAGAAGAATCTTGCATCCTTCAAAGTCCCCAAAAAGGTTTTCTTTACTGATTCTTTGCCCAAGACTGCCACAGGAAAGATTTTGCGCCGACTTGTGGCAGAACACTTCGTCTCTCAAATTTGA
- the LOC137831571 gene encoding probable glutathione S-transferase parA, with translation MADTNVVLLDFWPSSYGMRVKIALPEKGISYECKQEDFEAKSSLLLEMNPVHKMIPVLIHNAKPICESLNIVQYIDEAWKHKPSLLPSDPYKRSQARFWGDYIDKNVYNGVKRVWTGKGKEQEECKKELMECLKTLEVELGEKPYFGGEEFGYVDVALVPFTSWFYTVETCGELSIEEECPKLVAWTKRCMQKESVATSLPHPQQIYAFALQYKHRHGL, from the exons ATGGCAGATACCAATGTAGTTCTGTTGGATTTCTGGCCAAGCTCTTATGGAATGAGAGTGAAAATCGCTTTGCCTGAGAAGGGCATCTCGTATGAATGCAAGCAAGAAGACTTCGAAGCTAAAAGCTCTCTGCTTCTAGAGATGAACCCAGTTCACAAAATGATACCAGTTTTGATTCATAATGCAAAACCCATCTGTGAATCACTCAATATTGTTCAGTACATTGATGAGGCATGGAAACACAAGCCTTCTCTGCTTCCCTCTGATCCTTACAAACGATCCCAAGCCAGGTTTTGGGGCGATTACATTGACAAAAAT GTATACAATGGTGTAAAGAGGGTATGGACAGGGAAGGGTAAAGAGCAAGAAGAGTGCAAGAAAGAATTGATGGAATGTTTGAAGACCCTGGAAGTTGAACTTGGAGAGAAGCCATATTTCGGTGGTGAGGAGTTTGGGTATGTGGATGTGGCTCTTGTTCCTTTCACTAGTTGGTTTTACACAGTTGAGACATGTGGGGAACTAAGCATTGAGGAAGAGTGTCCAAAACTTGTGGCGTGGACGAAGAGGTGCATGCAGAAAGAGAGTGTGGCCACGTCACTCCCTCACCCTCAACAGATCTATGCTTTTGCCCTGCAATATAAACACAGACATGGACTTTAG